The following are encoded in a window of Roseivirga misakiensis genomic DNA:
- a CDS encoding PadR family transcriptional regulator, with translation MSSSKLLKGSLATIVLKLLEEQEKMYGYEITQRVKLITAGEFKITEGALYPTLHKLEADGLLTTETKRVDGRVRKYYMLTKEGNEAAVSKVAELEEFIVSLQKLLNPKLGLG, from the coding sequence ATGTCTTCAAGTAAACTCTTAAAAGGGAGCCTTGCTACTATAGTTTTAAAGCTTTTAGAAGAGCAAGAGAAAATGTATGGTTATGAAATCACCCAGAGAGTAAAACTCATTACTGCTGGAGAATTCAAAATTACTGAAGGAGCCCTCTACCCTACACTTCACAAGTTAGAAGCTGATGGTTTATTGACCACAGAAACAAAAAGAGTAGATGGTCGTGTGAGAAAGTATTACATGCTCACGAAAGAAGGAAATGAAGCTGCGGTTTCAAAAGTGGCTGAACTTGAAGAGTTTATTGTTAGTCTTCAAAAATTGTTGAATCCTAAACTTGGACTTGGATGA
- a CDS encoding LVIVD repeat-containing protein, translated as MKNIEKKMAKVSYLIVACAAIIMLSPSLAKAQKKIVVSNSDLTLSVGEELKLDVYVTDDGKKTDDRIRIFSRDKKKVFVDSSGVARAFLPGKVNLLAFAAGVRHSFDITVEYPKISEIKLSDIPEQIYRGTPVQFNYAVIDDAGLTRTDVQVDLSSSDEKIATVDAFGYIHSRQTGKVNITAKVDNIENTVSLNIVENPVQYIELEVDNGAGRTGDVFHFSAKAIDKDGQAINDFPMRYSFDGIADDVSTTASGLIRQDGSFVADKAGVYTVTVSAGVASAQKTLRITPRNVQRKIKTVGQGTVSEKFTSDLWVWEGQDGRDYAVTGTWSADGTAYFWDVTDPSNIIRIDSVQVDARTVNDVKVSEDGNVTVISREGASNRKNGLVILDTSNPRDVKIHATYNQNLTGGVHNVFIDKGYVYALSAGQKYYVIDIKDPKNPKAVSKFELDTPGHSIHDVWVKDGIAYSSNWSDGIQLVDVGNGIAGGSPKNPVQFASYTYPSGDNHAAFPFKSKSTGKFYVIGGDEVFPYGENGSYLAGGYLHMIDFTDLDNPQEVARFEVPFAGSHNFWVDEESETLYATFYNGGVRVIDISGELMGDLLAQGRQITFFMPGDPDGFIPNMPQTWGAQLHKGHLFYSDMHSGLWVSKVEPPKDENIKLESK; from the coding sequence ATGAAAAACATCGAAAAGAAAATGGCAAAAGTCAGCTACTTAATTGTCGCTTGCGCAGCTATCATCATGTTGAGCCCTTCCTTAGCGAAAGCACAGAAGAAAATCGTGGTTTCTAATTCCGATTTAACGCTGTCTGTTGGAGAAGAGCTTAAACTTGATGTCTATGTGACAGATGACGGCAAAAAAACCGATGACCGAATCCGCATCTTTTCGAGAGATAAAAAGAAGGTATTTGTCGACTCTTCAGGCGTCGCACGTGCCTTCTTACCTGGCAAAGTAAACCTGCTAGCTTTTGCTGCAGGTGTACGCCACTCATTTGATATTACGGTAGAATATCCGAAAATATCTGAGATTAAACTTTCGGACATTCCCGAGCAAATTTATCGCGGCACACCAGTTCAATTCAACTATGCCGTCATTGATGATGCAGGACTAACAAGAACAGATGTTCAGGTAGATTTAAGCTCGAGTGATGAAAAAATAGCCACCGTAGATGCCTTTGGCTATATACATAGTAGGCAAACGGGTAAAGTTAATATTACGGCCAAAGTTGATAATATTGAAAATACAGTTAGTCTCAATATCGTTGAAAACCCAGTCCAATACATTGAACTGGAAGTAGATAACGGCGCTGGAAGAACTGGAGACGTTTTTCACTTCAGTGCTAAAGCAATTGATAAAGATGGCCAAGCCATAAACGATTTTCCAATGCGCTATTCTTTTGATGGCATTGCGGATGATGTTTCCACGACGGCATCTGGTCTAATAAGACAAGACGGTAGTTTTGTGGCTGACAAAGCCGGTGTGTACACGGTGACAGTTTCTGCGGGTGTAGCCTCGGCTCAAAAAACCTTACGAATTACACCAAGAAATGTCCAACGAAAGATAAAAACAGTCGGACAAGGAACTGTAAGTGAAAAGTTTACCTCAGACTTATGGGTTTGGGAAGGCCAAGATGGAAGAGACTATGCCGTAACTGGGACTTGGAGTGCTGATGGCACCGCTTACTTCTGGGACGTGACGGACCCTTCCAATATCATTCGAATTGATAGTGTTCAAGTAGATGCTCGGACGGTAAACGATGTAAAGGTTTCTGAAGATGGAAACGTTACAGTCATTAGTCGAGAGGGAGCTTCGAACCGAAAAAATGGTCTCGTAATCCTTGATACGTCTAATCCTCGGGACGTTAAGATTCATGCCACTTACAATCAGAATCTTACAGGAGGAGTTCACAATGTTTTTATTGACAAAGGCTATGTCTATGCCCTCAGTGCAGGACAGAAGTATTATGTCATAGACATTAAGGACCCTAAAAACCCAAAAGCGGTTAGTAAATTTGAATTAGATACCCCTGGACACTCTATTCATGATGTTTGGGTAAAAGATGGTATTGCATACTCATCTAACTGGTCAGATGGTATTCAACTAGTAGATGTGGGTAATGGCATTGCGGGTGGCTCTCCGAAAAACCCAGTCCAATTCGCGAGTTACACCTACCCTAGCGGAGACAACCATGCAGCATTTCCTTTTAAGAGTAAATCGACCGGTAAGTTTTATGTAATTGGAGGTGACGAGGTATTCCCTTATGGTGAAAATGGCTCTTATCTGGCAGGTGGTTACCTCCACATGATAGATTTTACAGATTTAGATAATCCTCAAGAAGTTGCTCGTTTTGAAGTGCCCTTTGCAGGTTCCCACAATTTCTGGGTAGATGAGGAATCTGAAACACTTTATGCCACCTTCTACAATGGCGGCGTAAGAGTAATAGACATTAGTGGAGAATTAATGGGCGATCTCTTAGCACAAGGCCGTCAAATTACTTTTTTCATGCCTGGCGATCCAGATGGATTTATTCCAAATATGCCGCAAACATGGGGAGCGCAACTGCATAAAGGACACCTCTTTTATTCGGATATGCACAGCGGGTTGTGGGTATCGAAAGTTGAGCCGCCAAAAGATGAAAACATTAAATTAGAAAGTAAATAA
- a CDS encoding glycosyltransferase family 2 protein: MTVEKWLVSLIMPIKNLGRYVKETIESASSQTYQNWELIIINDQSTDDTAQIVRELAQQEKRVKLVENDGNGIIPALQKGLGLAQGSFISRIDGDDIMPKDRLELMVNLILGSETKTVVTGKVKYFSDSPISDGYIQYEDWLNERVIQADHWSWIYRECVIASPNWMVRKADLEAIGGFTNLNYPEDFDLVLRWYQQGFTVKSIPKTTLHWREHPARTSRNSARYQQESFFRLKIEHFVKYQKGDKKIIVWGTVKKGKLTKRILDESRTPFIWMDLNIPEKNHQVLNQQVFHYTAIENQSNFTLLITVFPAAHQRIALERYLGSLNLLHGSDYHFL, from the coding sequence ATGACTGTGGAAAAATGGCTAGTCAGCTTGATCATGCCGATCAAGAACCTCGGGCGATATGTTAAAGAGACTATCGAGTCTGCCTCATCACAAACTTACCAGAACTGGGAACTGATTATCATCAACGATCAATCAACTGATGACACTGCACAAATAGTTCGAGAACTCGCACAACAAGAAAAACGGGTAAAACTGGTCGAAAACGATGGTAATGGCATTATTCCAGCTTTGCAAAAAGGGTTAGGGTTAGCGCAGGGTTCATTCATATCCCGCATTGATGGCGATGATATTATGCCCAAAGATCGGCTTGAACTCATGGTCAATCTAATATTGGGTTCGGAAACTAAAACGGTTGTCACAGGTAAAGTAAAGTACTTCAGTGACTCCCCTATTTCTGATGGTTACATTCAATATGAGGATTGGTTAAACGAAAGAGTAATTCAGGCCGACCATTGGTCGTGGATTTACAGGGAATGTGTAATCGCTTCGCCCAACTGGATGGTCCGAAAGGCCGATTTAGAGGCAATTGGAGGATTTACAAATCTGAATTATCCAGAAGACTTTGATTTAGTCTTAAGATGGTATCAACAGGGATTTACGGTTAAATCCATTCCAAAAACAACATTACATTGGAGAGAACACCCAGCAAGAACATCTAGAAACTCCGCACGCTATCAACAGGAATCCTTTTTTAGGCTGAAAATTGAACATTTCGTAAAGTATCAAAAAGGTGACAAGAAAATAATTGTTTGGGGAACCGTTAAGAAAGGAAAACTGACCAAGCGAATTTTAGACGAATCACGTACACCTTTCATCTGGATGGATTTGAATATACCTGAGAAAAACCACCAAGTGTTGAATCAACAAGTCTTTCATTATACCGCTATCGAAAATCAGTCGAATTTCACGCTACTAATAACAGTCTTCCCTGCCGCACACCAAAGAATAGCATTAGAGCGTTATCTCGGGAGTTTGAACTTGCTACACGGTTCGGACTACCACTTTCTGTAA
- the pth gene encoding aminoacyl-tRNA hydrolase, with protein sequence MKYLIVGLGNIGPEYELTRHNIGFLTLDRLADQKDCKFEIDRLAAHADFKFKGRAIHLIKPTTYMNLSGKAMKYWMQELKIPKENVLVVVDDIAIPFGKLRMRPKGSSAGHNGLKNIEELTGGQNYARLKFGVGDDFPKGRQVDYVLSNFTKTEFEELPFSMDKAIDMILGFCSIGISRTMTQYND encoded by the coding sequence ATGAAGTATTTAATCGTCGGTTTGGGCAATATTGGACCTGAATATGAACTCACGCGTCATAATATTGGTTTTCTGACACTCGATCGACTAGCCGACCAAAAGGACTGCAAATTTGAAATCGATCGGTTAGCAGCACATGCCGATTTTAAGTTCAAAGGCCGAGCTATTCATCTGATCAAACCCACTACCTATATGAATCTTAGTGGTAAGGCCATGAAGTATTGGATGCAGGAACTGAAAATCCCAAAAGAAAACGTTTTAGTGGTTGTCGATGACATAGCTATACCTTTCGGCAAGCTTCGAATGCGCCCAAAAGGATCAAGTGCAGGACATAATGGTCTTAAAAACATCGAGGAACTCACAGGAGGTCAGAATTATGCGCGATTAAAGTTCGGTGTAGGCGATGATTTCCCAAAGGGCAGACAAGTGGACTATGTATTGAGTAATTTCACGAAAACCGAGTTTGAAGAGCTTCCCTTTAGTATGGACAAAGCCATAGATATGATTCTGGGCTTCTGTTCCATAGGCATTAGCAGAACTATGACACAGTATAACGATTAG
- a CDS encoding ribose-phosphate pyrophosphokinase, translating into MKNKAQINKLFAGNGSPELGKRIGEFFGQGLGAIELQKFSDGEMAPYFNESIRGANVFLIQSTMAPSDNLLELCLMIDAAKRASAYKAIAVIPYFGYARQDRKDKPRIAIGAKMVANILTAAGADRIMTCDLHAGQIQGFFDIPVDHLNGSAIFVPYLRSLNLEDLLFASPDVGGVKRTRSFAQHFSSEMVVIDKQRKKANEIAEMTIIGNVEGRNVVLVDDLVDTGGTLCKAAKIIMENGAKSVRAVCTHPVLSGNAYDNINNSVLEELVVTDTIPLTQESSKIRVLTVAELFAKAINNVTTDGSISQLFI; encoded by the coding sequence GTGAAGAACAAGGCTCAAATAAACAAACTATTTGCAGGAAACGGCTCTCCAGAACTAGGCAAGAGAATTGGCGAATTCTTTGGTCAAGGTTTAGGTGCTATAGAATTGCAAAAATTTAGTGACGGCGAAATGGCGCCCTATTTCAACGAATCAATTCGTGGGGCTAATGTATTTTTAATTCAATCAACCATGGCACCTAGCGATAACTTGCTGGAGCTTTGTCTGATGATTGACGCCGCCAAAAGAGCCAGTGCTTACAAAGCCATTGCCGTTATACCATATTTTGGTTATGCAAGGCAGGATAGAAAGGACAAACCAAGAATAGCCATCGGCGCAAAAATGGTTGCGAACATCCTTACTGCTGCTGGTGCTGATAGAATTATGACGTGCGATCTTCATGCAGGTCAAATACAAGGTTTCTTCGACATACCAGTGGATCACTTGAATGGATCTGCAATTTTTGTCCCTTATTTAAGAAGCCTGAACTTAGAAGATTTACTGTTTGCATCGCCAGATGTGGGTGGTGTTAAAAGAACAAGGTCTTTTGCACAGCATTTCAGTTCTGAAATGGTTGTGATAGACAAACAACGAAAAAAGGCAAACGAAATAGCCGAAATGACCATTATTGGTAATGTTGAAGGCAGAAATGTAGTCCTCGTCGACGACTTGGTCGATACGGGTGGAACACTGTGCAAGGCGGCAAAAATCATTATGGAAAATGGTGCTAAATCTGTAAGAGCGGTGTGTACTCACCCCGTACTTTCAGGCAATGCCTATGATAATATTAACAATTCCGTTTTAGAAGAGCTTGTGGTGACGGATACTATCCCACTTACCCAAGAATCGAGCAAAATCAGAGTATTGACCGTGGCCGAACTTTTTGCAAAAGCCATTAACAATGTGACGACTGACGGATCAATAAGTCAATTATTTATTTAA
- a CDS encoding 50S ribosomal protein L25/general stress protein Ctc encodes MREVEIIGFKRANLGKAESNRLRAEGNVPGVLYGGDELVQFYAQAIQFRPALYTPDACFIKINIEGKEYRAIVQESQWHPVSEMLLHVDLLELTAGKKVKMDIPVKTTGNAPGVANGGTLILKNPKLKVLALPKYMPEKLEIDISELKMGKSIKVGSIETDNFEILTSPIVTVVTVAIPRALRGKSEEELEAEEAEAAAAEAGDAPAE; translated from the coding sequence ATGAGAGAAGTAGAGATTATAGGGTTTAAAAGAGCAAATCTCGGAAAGGCTGAATCAAACAGATTAAGAGCCGAAGGAAACGTACCAGGTGTACTTTATGGTGGAGACGAGTTAGTGCAGTTTTATGCGCAAGCTATCCAGTTCAGACCAGCATTATACACACCAGATGCATGTTTTATCAAAATCAATATTGAAGGAAAAGAGTACAGAGCAATCGTTCAGGAGTCGCAATGGCATCCTGTAAGTGAAATGCTTTTACACGTTGACTTACTAGAATTAACTGCTGGTAAGAAGGTAAAAATGGATATCCCAGTAAAAACAACTGGAAATGCTCCAGGTGTTGCTAACGGTGGTACTTTAATCCTAAAAAATCCAAAACTTAAAGTTTTGGCATTACCTAAGTACATGCCTGAAAAACTAGAAATAGACATTTCAGAATTGAAAATGGGTAAGTCAATCAAAGTTGGTTCTATTGAAACAGATAACTTTGAAATCCTGACAAGTCCGATCGTAACGGTAGTAACAGTAGCTATTCCACGTGCCCTTAGAGGTAAGAGTGAAGAAGAGCTTGAAGCTGAAGAGGCAGAAGCAGCGGCAGCTGAAGCTGGAGACGCACCTGCAGAATAG
- a CDS encoding thiamine-binding protein: MHQINLGIQVVPIAAADQGYPIIDECIALIQKSGISYTVTPFETVLEGNYKEIMSLVHDIYERANTLSPETVINIRIHSKQNKDVVAKDKTDKF; the protein is encoded by the coding sequence ATGCATCAAATTAATCTAGGAATCCAAGTAGTACCGATAGCAGCCGCAGATCAAGGCTACCCAATTATTGACGAATGTATTGCGCTCATTCAAAAATCTGGAATTTCTTACACCGTCACACCGTTCGAAACAGTATTGGAAGGTAATTACAAAGAGATCATGTCTTTGGTCCACGATATTTACGAAAGGGCAAACACGCTAAGTCCTGAAACGGTTATAAACATACGTATTCATTCAAAGCAGAATAAGGACGTAGTTGCAAAGGACAAAACAGATAAATTCTAA
- a CDS encoding M1 family metallopeptidase, with product MKKILTAFLLLSSFSAFAQEFTRQDSLRGSITPERAWWDLTHYHLKIEVIPEEKRITGSNTITYKVLEPKKTLQVDLQPPLKITKVTQNGTALDFTSEGNAHFVYLKQAQKVGETGAITVHYEGKPKEAVRAPWDGGFSWKKDSNGIDFIATSCQGLGASVWWPNKDHMYDEVEGMRISVEVPEHLADVSNGRLIGTDHNKKKKTKTYHWEVTNPINNYGVNLNIGDYVHWKEVYKGEKGDLDITYWALKPDEEKARETYKEVPRMLEAFEHWFGPYPFYEDGYQLVQAPYLGMEHQSSVTYGNGFQNGYLGRDLSATGWGLKFDFIIVHESGHEWFANNVTHKDHADMWIHESFTNYSESLFLDYHFGKAAGQEYVRGTRTSIGNQKPMIGPYGVNYSGYPGDVYYKGGNMLNTLRTIVNDDDKWRGVLRSIGEEFYHKTVTSDQLEKYMAQYLNLKLDGFFDQYLRDRRLPTLEYFFKDGTLNFRWMNTIRSFDMPVDVKMNGETVRINPKANWTRVATTATALSIDQNYYIGVLKSR from the coding sequence ATGAAAAAGATTCTGACCGCCTTCCTCCTTCTCTCTAGCTTTTCGGCATTCGCCCAAGAATTTACCAGACAAGATTCTTTAAGAGGAAGTATCACCCCAGAACGTGCGTGGTGGGACCTCACACATTACCATCTAAAAATCGAAGTAATCCCGGAAGAAAAACGCATTACAGGCAGTAATACCATCACATACAAGGTTTTAGAACCTAAAAAGACGCTTCAAGTAGATTTACAGCCGCCGCTTAAAATCACAAAGGTGACTCAAAATGGCACAGCGCTAGATTTCACTTCTGAAGGAAATGCGCACTTTGTTTATCTAAAACAAGCACAAAAAGTGGGTGAAACAGGTGCCATTACGGTGCATTATGAAGGAAAACCAAAGGAAGCCGTCCGTGCCCCTTGGGATGGTGGTTTTAGCTGGAAAAAGGATAGCAATGGAATAGATTTTATTGCTACCTCTTGCCAAGGTCTCGGTGCAAGTGTATGGTGGCCAAACAAAGACCACATGTATGACGAAGTAGAAGGAATGCGGATTAGTGTTGAAGTACCAGAACATTTAGCTGACGTTTCTAATGGTCGCTTGATCGGTACGGATCATAACAAAAAGAAGAAAACGAAGACTTATCACTGGGAAGTCACTAACCCGATCAACAATTACGGCGTCAACCTAAATATTGGTGATTATGTACATTGGAAAGAAGTCTATAAAGGAGAAAAAGGCGATCTAGATATCACCTACTGGGCATTAAAACCTGATGAGGAAAAGGCGCGAGAGACGTACAAAGAAGTACCGCGCATGTTAGAAGCATTTGAGCACTGGTTTGGGCCCTATCCTTTTTACGAGGATGGCTATCAACTGGTGCAAGCCCCATATTTAGGGATGGAACACCAAAGTTCGGTTACCTATGGCAACGGCTTTCAAAACGGCTATTTAGGAAGAGATTTAAGCGCCACAGGATGGGGTTTGAAATTCGACTTTATAATAGTGCACGAATCAGGTCATGAGTGGTTTGCAAACAATGTGACGCATAAAGATCATGCTGATATGTGGATTCACGAAAGCTTCACCAATTATTCGGAAAGCCTATTCCTTGATTACCATTTCGGAAAAGCGGCGGGTCAAGAATATGTGCGCGGTACCAGAACTTCCATAGGCAATCAAAAACCAATGATCGGCCCTTATGGAGTGAACTATAGTGGTTATCCAGGCGATGTTTACTATAAAGGTGGCAACATGCTCAATACCCTGAGAACGATTGTGAACGACGACGACAAATGGCGTGGCGTACTACGATCGATTGGGGAAGAGTTTTACCATAAAACCGTAACATCCGACCAGCTTGAAAAGTACATGGCGCAGTACTTGAACCTTAAACTCGATGGCTTTTTCGACCAATACTTAAGAGATAGAAGACTTCCTACGCTGGAATACTTTTTTAAGGATGGTACGCTCAATTTTCGCTGGATGAATACCATCAGATCTTTTGATATGCCGGTCGATGTGAAAATGAATGGTGAAACGGTAAGAATTAACCCGAAAGCCAACTGGACTAGGGTTGCGACTACTGCGACAGCCCTATCCATAGACCAGAACTATTACATAGGTGTATTGAAAAGCAGATAG
- a CDS encoding YncE family protein has protein sequence MKKIALTALIALMATAMHAQDYYVYVTAESEDEVSIVKFDGKKAETIKNIPVGVWPQEIEGPHGITVDPKGEYWYLSLAHGNPYGKLYKYKTGTDELVGSVELGLFPASMQISPVTGLLYCVNFNLHGDMVPSTVSVVDVESMTELDQITTGAMPHGSRISADGMKHYSVAMMSGELFEIDAFNLNVARKLDLDEASKSLVDHSKMDHSKMDHSKMDHSKMDMKKDEKMDNMDHSKMDHSKMDHSKMDMGDMKHSAFKPTWVSPHPQKNLVYVAGNGSAEILEIDTDTWKATRKFITDKGPYNIDLTPDGKMMVVSYKTAAKTGIWDLETGKEVARLDNSQKVTHGVAISSDSRYAFVSVEGKNADPGMVDIIDLKTLKVVDTAYLGKQAGGIAFWKVED, from the coding sequence ATGAAAAAGATTGCTCTAACTGCCTTAATCGCCCTCATGGCCACCGCTATGCATGCGCAAGACTATTATGTCTATGTAACTGCGGAGTCAGAAGACGAAGTATCAATCGTGAAATTCGATGGTAAAAAGGCTGAAACCATTAAGAATATCCCAGTAGGTGTTTGGCCCCAAGAAATTGAAGGTCCTCATGGTATCACTGTAGATCCAAAAGGTGAATATTGGTACTTGAGCTTAGCCCATGGCAACCCTTATGGCAAACTATACAAGTACAAAACTGGTACTGACGAATTGGTGGGTTCGGTGGAACTTGGCCTCTTCCCTGCTTCTATGCAAATTTCACCCGTTACAGGGTTATTGTATTGCGTGAACTTTAACCTTCACGGCGATATGGTACCGAGTACAGTTTCTGTAGTGGATGTGGAAAGCATGACGGAACTAGATCAGATTACAACAGGTGCAATGCCACATGGTAGTCGAATTTCCGCTGATGGCATGAAGCATTACTCTGTAGCCATGATGTCCGGTGAACTATTCGAAATTGATGCATTCAATCTGAACGTAGCTAGAAAGCTAGACCTAGATGAAGCCTCAAAAAGCTTGGTTGATCATTCTAAAATGGACCATAGCAAGATGGATCACAGTAAGATGGATCATTCTAAAATGGACATGAAAAAGGATGAGAAAATGGACAATATGGACCATTCAAAAATGGATCATAGTAAAATGGACCACAGCAAAATGGATATGGGCGATATGAAGCACTCTGCTTTTAAGCCTACCTGGGTAAGTCCTCATCCGCAAAAGAACTTAGTTTATGTGGCTGGAAATGGTAGTGCAGAAATTCTGGAAATTGATACAGATACTTGGAAAGCCACCCGTAAGTTTATCACCGACAAAGGGCCTTACAATATAGATTTAACGCCTGACGGTAAAATGATGGTCGTTTCATACAAAACTGCTGCCAAGACTGGAATTTGGGATTTAGAAACTGGTAAAGAAGTCGCTAGGCTTGACAATAGCCAGAAAGTCACCCATGGCGTAGCTATTTCTTCTGATAGCCGATATGCATTTGTATCTGTGGAAGGTAAAAATGCCGACCCAGGTATGGTAGATATCATTGACCTTAAGACACTTAAAGTGGTAGACACTGCCTATCTAGGAAAGCAAGCCGGAGGTATCGCTTTTTGGAAGGTTGAGGATTAA